The DNA region CGGGGCGCGGCCCGCCGTGACCCTGAGCTGGATCCGCGAGGCTCCCGCGCTGGGCGCGGTGGCCCGCCCGCTGCATCGCCAGGCCATGGACCTCCTGACCGACATGCTCGTCACCCTCACCGACAGCCCGGGTTTCCGGCGTGCACACCTGACCCCGATCTCGCGGCCGATGGCCCTGATCCTTCTCGGTGGATTGCGCGAACTCACAGCGCTGTTCGTCGAGGACGGCGGTGACATCGCCGGCATCATCGAACCCGCGGTCGCCGCCGGGACAGCGATGCTCGGCCCTTCGTAGAGATCAGCCCAGCACCAACCGCGCCGACTTCTCCAACTTCTGGGCGATCTCCTCGTACGACGCGTACCCCATGCCCGCCCGCACCAGCGCACCCGAGTAGAGCATCTCCAGCGAGTCGAGGACATCGGGATCGGTGTCCGGCCCCAGCGCGGTGGCGAGTCGATCCCTGATGTCGCGTCCGATGCGGAGCCTGAGGACCTCGACATCCGGGTCCCGGCCCAGCAGCGCAGTGGTCACGGCGCCCGCGAACTCGGGTTCGTCGGCGACCAGGAGCGAGATGTGCCCGAGAACCTGGACCACCTTGGCCGCCCGATCGCCGGTGTCCTGGGGAGTGCACGGCGAACCGGCCAGACGGCGCCAGAAGACCTCGGCGACCAGATGCTCCTTGGACGAGAAATATGTGTACGCCGTGGCTGCTCCCACGCCCGCCTCCGCAGCCACCCGCCGCACGGTCAGACCGGCGAAACCCTCACGACTGAGCAGATCGACGGCGGCTCGGCCCAACCGGTCCACGGTGTCGGCCTGCCTGGCCGTCAACCGGCGCCGAGTCGACTCCAGAGCCGGATCGGACACATGTCCGGACGCTACTACAACTGGCAGGGGCCAGCAACGGTAAGTTGGGCCAGATGAACCACACGACCGAGGTAAGCGGTCAACCCGAAAGCGGCACTGCACTGCCACCGGCCGCCGCCGCCCTGTTCGAACTCGCCGAAGGCGTCACCGGCTTCATGCCGGCGGACGAGGGCCGCGCGCTGTACGACACTGCCGTCGGCTATTTGGGGGACGGCATCGGTGTGGAGATCGGCACCTACTGCGGCAAGTCGACGGTGATGCTGGGCGCTGCCGCCAAGCAGACCGGCGGACTGGTCTACACCGTCGATCACCATCACGGGTCCGAGGAACACCAGGCCGGGTGGGAGTACCACGACACGACGATGGTCGACCCCGTCACCGGCCTGTTCGACACTCTGCCGACGATGCGGCACACCCTCGACGCCGCCGGCCTCGACGACCACGTCGTCGCCATCGTCGGACGGTCCCCCGTGGTGGCCAGGGGGTGGCGAACTCCGTTGCGGCTGTTGTTCATCGACGGCGGCCACACCGAGGAGGCGGCCAACCGCGACT from Mycobacterium sp. DL includes:
- a CDS encoding TetR/AcrR family transcriptional regulator, which encodes MTTPVLAAVADRLLDGLASSIGERGYRDSTVADIVRHARTSKRTFYEQFASKEDCLIELLRRNNDDLIAGIQATVDGEADWRVQIRQAVGAYVDHIGARPAVTLSWIREAPALGAVARPLHRQAMDLLTDMLVTLTDSPGFRRAHLTPISRPMALILLGGLRELTALFVEDGGDIAGIIEPAVAAGTAMLGPS
- a CDS encoding TetR family transcriptional regulator; protein product: MSDPALESTRRRLTARQADTVDRLGRAAVDLLSREGFAGLTVRRVAAEAGVGAATAYTYFSSKEHLVAEVFWRRLAGSPCTPQDTGDRAAKVVQVLGHISLLVADEPEFAGAVTTALLGRDPDVEVLRLRIGRDIRDRLATALGPDTDPDVLDSLEMLYSGALVRAGMGYASYEEIAQKLEKSARLVLG
- a CDS encoding class I SAM-dependent methyltransferase → MNHTTEVSGQPESGTALPPAAAALFELAEGVTGFMPADEGRALYDTAVGYLGDGIGVEIGTYCGKSTVMLGAAAKQTGGLVYTVDHHHGSEEHQAGWEYHDTTMVDPVTGLFDTLPTMRHTLDAAGLDDHVVAIVGRSPVVARGWRTPLRLLFIDGGHTEEAANRDFDGWARWVDVGGALIIHDVFPDPADGGRAPYLIYRRALDTGEFREIRATGSMRVLERAAGRVGTLGLA